The Candidatus Angelobacter sp. genomic sequence CGCGCATTCCCCAACATCGGCCGCGGAAGTTTCACGGGTTTGTTCGGTTCTGACATGAAAGCCAAAATCATCATCACCCCCAAAAAGGCCGTCGTTGATCCCCAGGGCAAAGCAGTCCAAAGCGCCCTTGAACACATGGGATACAATGGCATCAACGCCGTGCACGTGGGCAAATTCCTCGAAATCGAACTGGATGGCGCCGACAAAGAAACCGTGCGCCGCCAGCTCGACGAAGCGTGTCACAGGTTTCTGAGCAACCCGGTGATTGAGGACTACAAGCTCGAGCTTGAATGAACTTCGCCGTCCTTCAATTCCCCGCTTCCAACTGCGACCAGGACGCCGTTCACGTGCTGCGGGATGTGCTTGGCCATTCGACCCGCTATGTCTGGCACAAGGAAACCTCCCTTGGCGACGCCGATGCCGTCGTCGTCCCGGGCGGATTCAGTTACGGCGATTATTTGCGCTGTGGCGCCATTGCGCGCTTCAGCCCGGTGATGCAGGCCGTCCAGCAATTCGCCGGCGGCGGCGGGCTTGTACTTGGCATCTGCAACGGTTTTCAGGTTCTTTGCGAGGCCGGTTTGCTGCCCGGCGCGCTGATTCGGAATCGCGACCTGCAATTCCACTGCGAGCATATCTTTCTCAAAACTCTCACGACCGACTCGTCTTTCACAAACCGGATTCCCCAGGATAAACTGCTCAAGATTCCCATCGCGCACGGTGAGGGCTGTTATTTTGCCGACGAGG encodes the following:
- the purS gene encoding phosphoribosylformylglycinamidine synthase subunit PurS; protein product: MKAKIIITPKKAVVDPQGKAVQSALEHMGYNGINAVHVGKFLEIELDGADKETVRRQLDEACHRFLSNPVIEDYKLELE
- the purQ gene encoding phosphoribosylformylglycinamidine synthase subunit PurQ, with translation MNFAVLQFPASNCDQDAVHVLRDVLGHSTRYVWHKETSLGDADAVVVPGGFSYGDYLRCGAIARFSPVMQAVQQFAGGGGLVLGICNGFQVLCEAGLLPGALIRNRDLQFHCEHIFLKTLTTDSSFTNRIPQDKLLKIPIAHGEGCYFADEETLNKLKADNRILWQYCDAHGEITEQSNPNGSLGNIAGICNERRNVAGLMPHPERACETILGSADGCLIFQSLLHALAKRQTVAKAA